TACGTGGTATATTTTGACGCCAGCGTGCACAGTTCATCTCATTTAGCGTACATTCCTTGATTTTTATGCACTGTGCCGGATCCTCTTGCACAATGCAAACTGATATGCTCGACTCATTCATTCGACACTCGCCTGGACAATTCGATTGCACCAGACCATTCGCAGTGAAGAGGAGGCCTTTAGATATCCATATTCATAAAGTATGttagataaaaatataagactaggaaaatatatatttctactcacctaaaactaaaataGATTTACGCATTTTGAAGATACTCAGATTTGTGGAAATTTTTCACTGGtcatacacatatgccacaGTTGGCTACTATTTATTCAACAACCTTCTCCACTCATTTTTATAAGTGGCtgctatatttataaatattttttataattaaagacACTTCCAAGAAAGGTTTCATGaattgaattaataaatttcttaacaaaattatGTCTATGCGGAAgtaactttttaatattatttacatatttgtctTCTTTGCAGATGTTCTTTTaagcttaatataatatttacacacaaGACAAAAGTATTTTGCTGagctttaatataatttcccCATATATTTAACCAATTCTTAAAAGTTCAATgctctttatatatatgtttcagAAGAAAAGTCTGattaatttcaactaaattaaaaaagtctTCCACAATTACGATGgttgcaaatttaaaaagttatatgctataataattgagaacaaaaaaaaaagaattttcctTCAGCTGGGAGAATGTTGATTTGAACAAGCAAGTACATGCCAAACAAATAGGAAATCGGCAGATATTTTCATGAAGTATACATAATTTAGACTGTGACGAATGGAACAAGCAATTGGTATAAATCAATCTAGCAACAGCTATAATCAAATATACCCAACTCAACGTATACCATACATCCCTATTGTACTAAATTCCAACGAATAACGTTATTGTTGGTTTGCAATGTTAATTTTGTTCCAAGCTAAATGGACTTCCATAGTTacgaaatgaaaaatgttaaagaaaGTATGGATAGGCGCATCAACAGAACTCTTCATCCTATTAGCTTCAGCAGAAGGTATGAATCACTATCACATTATAGGTTAGGTATGGTTCAATGGGCGATTTTCAAGGTCGGACTTCTACAGTCCTTTGTGAAGCTAGACAATAGAACTCTCGTAATCACATCTTATGTCGACTCGTTAAAGCGCTCTGAGAACACCAGCTCGCAGATGTTTAAACTTTGATCACACAAAGTTGGGACAGTCAAAAAAGAAGTGCTGAGATATTTCTACCGCGTCTACTTCTAAACAGCTTCTACGACTAACATCCAGTAAGATTTTTAAGCTTACCACGTCGACACTGAAAGACAATGACCACATAGAACTAGAAAAGGCTAGCAAGAAGTATTGGAAGCCCAGCGCTGACCAATCTCCCACGAAGCCCAACTATGCAGTATAAAACGCGCGAATAGAACGGAACTCCGACGTTCCCACTCTATTGGAATCGCGGCTAAGTTGTCTTTTCTTGCAAGCTCATCAGCTTTGCAGCCACTTGCGATTCCGCAACCATTCTAGTCTTATCACGAAGGGAATCAATGCCGTTGATAGTGACTAGGCATTTCTAAACAAGACATAAACACACGGTTAGTGAGCTGAAGATTAACTTCACTTCTTTGAAAAAGGCTGGACCACGGAGCAGTACATCTGCTACTACCTTAATGGCTGCAACCTCGGCTTGAAAAACGCTGCAGTGATCAAGAACCCTAAGACTAATGATGATAGTTCTAGACAATATACTCCTGTACCAACCTTCCCCCTAGGCTTTGACCCATCAGGAAAAGAAGTAAAGAAGCTTCTCCACCAGTTCTACTCACCTACATCTACCACGCagatacatactcgtatgtggaCAGAGATAATAACACATTATGCTAAACGAAACATTTTCTCCGAATATTAGTATATCGACCTTCTCGATTTGCTTTTAAACTGCATTAACaaaaattgaagttgaatttGATTCAAGAAAATATGCGGATACCTCTTTAATGTGTTATAACCGCATGCGGTAGTCACCAACTTTTATTTTACAGATCTTTCTAGAAATTTTTCTATTGTGAGTGACTCaaatgacaatttttttaatgaaagcaTTCCcatacaacttttttaaaatatataatatattgaacaaTATACTTAGTACATCATCGCTTGCATCGGAAAGTCGAAACTAACATTTTCTAACCGATTGCGTTGGTTAGACGTCTAAGAATCGGTTTCTAAGGAAACAAGAGGCAAAAATAGCAACACTTTAGTTACTGATGCTTTTTGGTTTGGTCAATACGTCACACGATTTCGctctacaaataaaaatagcCAATCGGAGGTGATCTTGACTGGCAGATTATGTATAGCAGATATGGTGCCGTTGACTTCTCTTTGTAGgtttattttaaatgcaaagTATACGCCATTAATCTTCAGAGCTTTGAAGAACTCAAGGCAAACTATAGCTAAATCATCACTATGCCACCCGAGTTcctggaaaaaataatataaaggcAAACAAAAAGACATGATTTTGCAGTGACCCATAAAGACGATCcatatcttcaagaaatattcaaaataaattattaaaacccaaattaaatgaaaatatatccaatataaaaGTGGGGTTtccttttctttgtttttttttgatataaaaccTTATATTTATACCCCTCCCCCCTCCCAAGTTAAGGGACATTTCACTAAACTCATAGTTATACCAATAATGTAGATTAGAGGTTACGCCCACCTCTAAACAAGAGTAAAATAACATAGATATTATTTTGAAAGAATAATTTTCTgactttatttaaacaaatgtctctaaatcttataaattttccaaatactttataaatttattaaacggTTCCAAATATTTAATGCTTCATCGTTCGACACTCGTTTTCTTAAAGGTCATTGCAGTTAACCGGACGTTGGCCCACCTTAAGCTTGCAACATCCCCTCAGATCAGTAACGGCCCAATCTAGATTAAGTTATAAGAAAGACAATacgttaataaatataatgttagaatgtatgtacataatatccAGCGGTACTTACTGTTGCGTGGCTTTGTTTGACAGTTAAGGTTATCCAAAGTGCACTGGTTAGCTACGCGACGACAAAGTTTTCCATTTCGGCTACGCACGCACAATGATGGACCAGCGCTTGTACACCTGACAAGCTTACGTGGTGGTTCGATAGTTATTACCGCTCTTGCTGGTCTGGGACCTCGTGTACTAGTCCTCCAGGTTGGATATGTTGGCCTAGTTGGTCTAGTTGGCCTAGTTGGCCTAGTTGGTCGCCAAGTAGGTGATGTAGGTCGCCTAGTGGGTGGTGTAGGTCGCCAAGTAGGTGGTGTTGGTCGCCGAGTGGGTGGTGTGGGTCGCCAAGTAGGTGGTGTTGGTCGCCAAGTGGGTCGTGTTGGTCTCCTTGTGGGCCAACCTTGGACTGCTGGATCAGGCTGAGCTTGAGCCATCATTATTAGGGCGACTAATATCGTAGCTCCGAAAACTGTAatggaatatacatatttttttaaggtatctagttaaattattattgaacttACGGAGCGTAAATAAATTCCTGGCCatgttttttccaatttttcgaACTGCTTGCTTCTATTGAGTGAGAGTGTGAAACTCAACTGATATCTGAACAAGAGTTCCTACGATGTTATATACTTGAACAGATCTCCAGTaacaaatgatttttgttttaacacttgttttaattttttcgattaaattAACGCCTTTAGTGAATGGAGTGTCTGGCAGACATTTACTGCTTTTTGCTTCGTTTATCGGTACCATTATGTAATAAGACAGCTTTGtttttacacaaataaaaattaattacaaatatgaatatttactaaatacaatatttttattgtttactatTTTACAACAGCTTCAAGCACTATTGCACTGGGAGACAAAATGTTTAAGGATTGAAAGTTGATAagccaaatttaataaaacaaaatattttaatattgaaatttgttttatgtaatgttttgttttttttctaacGATGGCTTGTAGCTCAAAAGTCCGTTTTCAAAGAACGTAATTtcgaaaacttaaatttaaattttgttcacatTACTACTACTACATTGGCGCAAGAGCCACTTACGCGATTATAGCCTAATCAACAATGGCGCGCCATTCATTTCTTTTACTCGCAGTGCGAGGACTCTACCTAATCTTTCGAACGGGGTGGAGGTATTTCCGTTCCTGTGCTGCCACCAGCGGGTACAGCATTGAACACTTTGAAAGCTGGAGTGCTTTCGTCCTTTCGGACGACATGACTAAGCCAGCGAAGCCGGTGTTTCTTTTCTAAACTGTGTCAAGTCATCGTACGGCTCATCGTTCCTAAAAATATCCGTATTCGTCGTTCGAGTTTCGTTTAGGAGCACgcctagtgtgacagcctataaatatatataattacctatgattgaaaaaaaaacacaaacgcgggaCAATCAAGAAGGGAGTCTTCTTCCATACAGCTTCTGCAGATGGTGTGCGGTAAGTTTCTCAACCTTACGGTATAGACGCCGATAGGACAATGGCCTGTTAGAATCCCCACAACTACTA
The sequence above is drawn from the Bactrocera oleae isolate idBacOlea1 chromosome 5, idBacOlea1, whole genome shotgun sequence genome and encodes:
- the LOC106618862 gene encoding uncharacterized protein; translated protein: MARNLFTLLFGATILVALIMMAQAQPDPAVQGWPTRRPTRPTWRPTPPTWRPTPPTRRPTPPTWRPTPPTRRPTSPTWRPTRPTRPTRPTRPTYPTWRTSTRGPRPARAVITIEPPRKLVRCTSAGPSLCVRSRNGKLCRRVANQCTLDNLNCQTKPRNNWAVTDLRGCCKLKVGQRPVNCNDL